A segment of the Lycium ferocissimum isolate CSIRO_LF1 chromosome 5, AGI_CSIRO_Lferr_CH_V1, whole genome shotgun sequence genome:
CACAACTTCtgccttttctttaaaaatttaaaggtcCCGGATGGATTTTCATCTAATGTTTCTCAATGTGTGAACTTGAAAGATCACAAGATATCTGGCTTAAAGAGTCATGATTGCCATGTTATCCTACAACATTTACTCCCTCTTGCACTACGTGGTATGTTGTCGAAAGAAGTGTGTGAGCCTCTTATtgagttatctttatttttcaatgCGCTTGGAGCTAAGGTGTTAAGGATGGATGACTAGGAACAAATTGAAGCTCAAATTCCTATAACTCTTTGCAAGCTAGAAAAAGTCTTCCCTCCTTCATTTTTTGATGTAATTGTGCACTTGCCTATTCATTTAGCTAATGAAGCTAGGCTTGCTGGATCAATTCAGTATCGGTGGATGTATCCTATAGAGTGAtagttatattttttaaaatctctCATCGGCAATAGGGCTTGTCCAGAAGGTTCTATTGCAGAAGGATACCTTGCAAATGAATGTATGACCTTGTGTTCAAGGTATCTGCATACAATTGACACAAAGTTTAATCGGTCAGAAAGAAATTATGATGGTGGTTTACAAGAATCAGATTAAGGTTCATCTCTGTATtgtaaatttggaaaaactttgGGAGCTAGAAAAACGATGACCTTGAAGCAAACAAATGAATTGGATCaagcacatatatacatattgaagAATTGTGAAGAAGTTGTACAATTTCTAGagtttgaaattttttctttcatttcatttcattctctttgtttcttttacaattatttcaatttttgtatGACATTTGGGTTTCCCCTCAAATTTGTAGAGGGTTTGCACAAATTCATGTGGATGCTACTCAACACTTGTCTGATGATGAATGGAATAAACAATTTATTGAATGGTTTAAAGTTAGGGTGAGTAATATATACGCATAAAATTTGGCAATTAATGTTGTGTTGTATTACTCATTCCGAATTAATCAACTTTATCTTGTTGAAAGGTTGCAGAATTGCATAAAGGAGATGATAGTGAGATTATCCAAAATCTGCTCGAACTTTCACGTGGTCCTACCAAATATGTGACACATTTTAATGGCTACCTCGTTAATGGATATAGATATCATGTAGAAGATTATGATAAACAGTTACGTACTCAAAATTGTGGCgtggttgttgttggtgaaACTGATAAACAAAGTGAGAATATTGATTACTAAGGGATTTTAACCGATGTTCTTGAATTGCAATTCGTTGGTCGAAGAGTGATTTAATTTCGATGTAATTGGTTTGATGTGTATGATAAAACAAAAGGAgttaaaaaagatgaatatggcTTGGTAAATGTTAATTGGGGGCgatttttgaaaacaaatgagcCTTTGATATTAGCGGACCAAGCATCTCAAGAATTTAATGCTAGTGATAATTCCAATAAATGTTGGCGTGTAGTGAGAAAGATGCAACCTCGTGATACCTATGAGGTTGTGCAACAaatggatgatgatgttgtaGGTTTAGAAAATCCTACACAAAATAAACGAAGAAGAATGGATGAGGTGAAGTATCTCTTTATGCATTAGCATACTCATTGTTATACATTTTGTTTACATGAGTTTTCGGTTAGCGCATGGTGTTTATAATGtcctaattttttccttttggttttttgcaGGTTTAATATGAAACCATTAAAGCCTGAAAATGAGGTGAGATCCACTGTGAAGGCTGCACCGGGTGCTATAGGGAAGGGACGAGGGCGAGGGATTACATCTATAGGGGTTTCCGGTAATAAGGTGGGATCATACCTACAGAGTGCTTTTTGTGCTAGTAAAAGTATGCCAACACGATTAGATTCTACCAGGTGTGTTGTTCAAGGATTACAAACTGATATTCCATTTTCTCCATGTACTGATCAAGTAATGCAATACACCCAAACAGTTGAACCACGTATGGTTCTTAAATTTATTATCTTATTAATTTGTAGAACTGAATTTTAATACTAAAGTGTTTGTTAATATGATTTCCTTGAAGTAGATGCTACAGCAAAGGGACGAGGGCAAGGACTTAGACCTATGGACTCTTTAAAGGTATCTGGAAATGAGGTGGGATCCTTCCATAAAATAGCATGTCTACAGGAAAAGGACTGGGAACGATGAATAAAAATCCCTTGATTCTTGAGAAAGAGCATATGCAAACTAATGTTCTGTTTTCTCCATCTGCTAATCAAGTTGTGCAATCCACCCAAACATTTGAACCAAGTATAGTTTCTCAAATCTATCATGTTATTTATTTGTACAACTGaattttaatgttaaatttTTTACTAATATGATTTTCTTGTACTAGGAGATATAGCGAAGGGAAAGGATCGAGGGCTAAGATCTATGGGCGCTTTTGGGGTGTCTGGAAATGAAGGGGGATCTTCCTATAAGAGTGCTCTTTATGCTAGTCAAAATATGTCAAGACTTTCTAATAGTACAAGATCAGCTTCTACCATGTCTACTACTCAAGGATTGCGAACAACAAATAAAAACTCTTTGGTTCATGAGAAAGAGCATATGCAAACTGATATTTCAGTTTCTCCTTCTACTGATCAAGTTACGCAGCCCACCCAAACAGTTGAAACAAGTATGGTTTCTCAAATCTATTTGATCACAAGTTTATCACTTGTACAATATTTTTTGACATTTCTAAATTATGCAATTGTAGGTTCATGTTCTACTGAAAAGGTAAAAAAGGTTCGAGGAAGTAACAAGTGCAAAGAAGTTGCATCACTTGAAGTTGGACAAAAGCTAAAAGTAACATTTTACAATAACCGAACAGTTGGAAAGAACAGCAATCTATTTTCGAGGCACTTGGGAAAAATAGTTCGTGATCGTAATATGTGTCCACTAGGAGTATCAAAGTGGAATGACATTAAGGAAGAAAAGTTAAATCACATGTGGGCAGCGGTTGCGGTAATTAGATGGattattctttttctctttctctgtTTCCTCTTTTCTTACCATTTTTGTCCACCATCTTGCTAGAACTGGCTGCTTCAGACAATATGTTTTTGCCATATTTTTTCTGAAGACCACACTGCAAAAATACCTCAAGACCCTAGTGTTAGAAAGTTGACTTTTTTCTGTGCTAATTTAATCACATATTGGAGCTCAACCTAAGTTTGACTTACTGCAGGATAAATTTGAGAGTGATGACATGAACATTAATCGCGATCATATCTTGGCATGGATGAAAGAATTATGGAACAAATGGAGAGGTGGATTGCATGCAAACTATGTAAAGGGTAAGTCAATCCAAGAGGCTCTTAAGAATCTACCGGAAGGGGTAGACAAGAAACAATTGAGTGGTTGGTAAAAGAACAGTTTTCTTCAGAAAGTTTTCAGGTTTGACATGATTTCTAATCACAagatttcattattttcttacTATGATATTTTAATTGAGAATTTATTTATAACATTTGGATTTAATATTGTTACACAAAATAGTCGAGAAGCAGTAGGAATGCAGCAAATAGAGCTAAGTTGAAGATGTTTCATCATATTAGTAGACAGCCAATTAGAGAGATTATTTATCAGAAGGTgttaccataaaaaaaaaaattatattgacGAGGCATTATTTGACATCTTTTACTTTGATGTAAAGGGCAAAAAATATGGCAAACCACCAGATTTGGCAACTGTTTTCTTTGATACTCGCCAGAAGAATAACACACTTGTCGATTCTGAAACAATCAAAAAACATGTGAGTTTCATCAACTGAACATGTACCTTACTTTAGTTATATTATGGATTCTAACagaaatctatatatatacttcgttaggctcaaattcaagaattgaTGTCGTTCGAACCTTCTCTTCCAAGCATAGAGATTGTAGAAAAATGCTTTGGACCCCAGACTCGTAGCCATGTATTTGGCTTTGGGGGTGGAGTAAAGGCAAAGGATTTGAAATGTAGGACTTCCTCAAAGACTGAATTATTGTCAGAACTACGTTCAACTCAAGAGGAAAATAATTCTTTGAAGGATCGATTGTCAAACGTAGAAAATGAGATGAAGCAATTAAAAGAACTGGTATTAGCTCAACACTCAAATGTTCAGCCTCCGACATCACCTATTTCAGGAGAAGATTGAATATACCCAGGTTAGTAACAGCTTACCCagaacttcaattttttttttttttttattgattttagtTTTTGCGCTCTTAAAACAGTGATAAGAACTGATTGTTGATTAGCTGGTGTTATCTCAAAATGTGTTATCTTTTGTTGATTTTGCTTGTTGCTGCTGTTAACTAGAACTAAATGTTCATTTGACCTGATAATTTGAAGGCTACTGCAGCTTATAGGCTTAAAGTTATCTAAACTAAAGCAACCGTACGGGttccttattaaaaaaaaaaaaaaaagatcttttcAAGCAACTGTATGTTCCTTATTAAAAAAAGCTTCTTTTCAAGCAACTGTAGGAATCTAACATGGAGTTTAAAGTGTTTAATGACCATGTAAAAATCCTGTTCTTTTCAGGCAGCATGAAATTGCCCTGCTTTCTCCTGTAACAGTAATACTCTGCTATAGTGCTCGAATGCCACAAAAAAATCCACTTTGAGGTTCAAATGGAATTAATTCACATAGAAACATAAATGGGGTGTCAAAAATGAAAGCGCTTTTGCCTTCGTTCCATCTAGTCGAATCTAGTATGCTCTGTTTATTagaaatagaatatatatataaaagagatcTTGTCATTATGAAACTTTTCATTAAAAGTAGGAACTATGAAGGAAATGATTATTTCTTATAATTTGTTAAAAATCGATACCATTTACTGAAAATTGCGTGGATATATTTGAAATGGAACTTCAATTTGAGCGTCATTTTCTTTAgtagttttattttttctgttgTTTGGTGATTTGTGGTTTTAGTTAAATATTTTTGCAGTGGACATGGTTTGATATGGGTAGGAATTAAATTGATTAATCTATTTCCCTCAGAATACGTATCAAGGAGTCGTTTGAACCACTTTTTCTTTTCCACATTGAAACCACTTTTGGAtgtcactttttctttttcacattgaAACCGCTTTTGGAtgtcactttttctttttcacatcgaaACCACATTTGGATGTTCTTTGCAAAACAGATTGTGCTAAAAGGGAACAGCTTAAACAGTGGTAGTGTTTTAAAAGC
Coding sequences within it:
- the LOC132056877 gene encoding uncharacterized protein LOC132056877 isoform X1 — its product is MSTGKGLGTMNKNPLILEKEHMQTNVLFSPSANQVVQSTQTFEPRDIAKGKDRGLRSMGAFGVSGNEGGSSYKSALYASQNMSRLSNSTRSASTMSTTQGLRTTNKNSLVHEKEHMQTDISVSPSTDQVTQPTQTVETSSCSTEKVKKVRGSNKCKEVASLEVGQKLKVTFYNNRTVGKNSNLFSRHLGKIVRDRNMCPLGVSKWNDIKEEKLNHMWAAVADKFESDDMNINRDHILAWMKELWNKWRGGLHANYVKGKSIQEALKNLPEGVDKKQLSGW
- the LOC132056877 gene encoding uncharacterized protein LOC132056877 isoform X2, giving the protein MSTGKGLGTMNKNPLILEKEHMQTNVLFSPSANQVVQSTQTFEPNIAKGKDRGLRSMGAFGVSGNEGGSSYKSALYASQNMSRLSNSTRSASTMSTTQGLRTTNKNSLVHEKEHMQTDISVSPSTDQVTQPTQTVETSSCSTEKVKKVRGSNKCKEVASLEVGQKLKVTFYNNRTVGKNSNLFSRHLGKIVRDRNMCPLGVSKWNDIKEEKLNHMWAAVADKFESDDMNINRDHILAWMKELWNKWRGGLHANYVKGKSIQEALKNLPEGVDKKQLSGW
- the LOC132056877 gene encoding uncharacterized protein LOC132056877 isoform X3, whose product is MSTGKGLGTMNKNPLILEKEHMQTNVLFSPSANQVVQSTQTFEPTKGKDRGLRSMGAFGVSGNEGGSSYKSALYASQNMSRLSNSTRSASTMSTTQGLRTTNKNSLVHEKEHMQTDISVSPSTDQVTQPTQTVETSSCSTEKVKKVRGSNKCKEVASLEVGQKLKVTFYNNRTVGKNSNLFSRHLGKIVRDRNMCPLGVSKWNDIKEEKLNHMWAAVADKFESDDMNINRDHILAWMKELWNKWRGGLHANYVKGKSIQEALKNLPEGVDKKQLSGW
- the LOC132056877 gene encoding uncharacterized protein LOC132056877 isoform X4, which encodes MSTGKGLGTMNKNPLILEKEHMQTNVLFSPSANQVVQSTQTFEPRDIAKGKDRGLRSMGAFGVSGNEGGSSYKSALYASQNMSRLSNSTRSASTMSTTQGLRTTNKNSLVHEKEHMQTDISVSPSTDQVTQPTQTVETSSCSTEKVKKVRGSNKCKEVASLEVGQKLKVTFYNNRTVGKNSNLFSRHLGKIVRDRNMCPLGVSKWNDIKEEKLNHMWAAVADKFESDDMNINRDHILAWMKELWNKWRGGLHANYVKGQKIWQTTRFGNCFL